The following coding sequences are from one Eucalyptus grandis isolate ANBG69807.140 chromosome 11, ASM1654582v1, whole genome shotgun sequence window:
- the LOC104426606 gene encoding LOW QUALITY PROTEIN: cytochrome P450 94A1 (The sequence of the model RefSeq protein was modified relative to this genomic sequence to represent the inferred CDS: inserted 1 base in 1 codon) has protein sequence MISSSFLSALSRFDLFPSLSHSIVFTSLFIVLSVVFFFFFFGSSQLPPSKNLPRVYPIFGSYFSFFPNIERRIDWTADLVRNSPSATYVFHRPLGNRHVFTGNPANVQHILKTHFGNYEKGGVFKITLRDVLGDGIFNTDGESWKFQRQVASHEFNTRSLRKFIETVVDTELKERLMPLLASAAKSGSVIDMQDILQRFAFDNICKIAFGYDAENLSPSLPQPKAKFAEAFEDAVRISSGRFQEFFSVIWRIKRFFNLGSEKRLRVAVSEIREFAKKIVREKKRELSEKSPPESAADDLLSRFLSSGHXDENFVTDIVISFILAGRDTTSAALTWYFWLLHKNPEVEAKVRGEIMEKSDGHVARYNDVKEMVYTHASLCESMRFYPPVPVDTKEAISDDVLEDGTVVKKGMRVAYHPYAMGRLEQLWGKDWPEFKPERWLRAAEDGSEKWVFVNRDAFEYPVFQAGPRVCLGKEMAFLQMKRVVAEVLRQFRVVPAAEEGEEPVFTAYLSSKMKGGFR, from the exons ATgatttcctcctcctttctctcggCCTTGTCGCGCTTTGATCTCTTTCCATCGCTTTCTCACTCCATCGTCTTCACATCGCTGTTCATCGTCCTcagcgtcgtcttcttcttcttcttcttcggatcGTCGCAGCTGCCGCCCTCAAAGAACCTCCCGAGAGTCTACCCTATCTTCGGCTCCTACTTCTCATTCTTCCCCAACATCGAACGGCGGATCGACTGGACCGCCGACCTGGTCCGGAACTCCCCCTCAGCGACCTATGTCTTCCACCGCCCCCTCGGCAACCGCCATGTCTTCACAGGCAATCCCGCCAACGTCCAGCACATCCTCAAGACCCACTTCGGCAACTACGAGAAGGGCGGGGTTTTCAAGATTACCCTCCGCGACGTCCTCGGCGATGGAATCTTCAATACAGACGGCGAGTCCTGGAAGTTCCAGAGGCAGGTCGCCAGCCACGAGTTCAATACCCGATCGCTGCGGAAGTTCATCGAGACCGTCGTCGACACCGAGCTAAAAGAGCGGCTCATGCCTCTCCTGGCTTCCGCAGCCAAGAGTGGGTCAGTGATAGACATGCAGGATATCCTCCAGAGGTTCGCCTTCGACAACATATGCAAGATCGCGTTCGGGTACGATGCCGAAAATCTGTCGCCATCGCTTCCTCAGCCGAAA GCGAAGTTCGCAGAAGCGTTTGAAGACGCAGTGAGAATAAGCAGCGGGAGGTTTCAAGAGTTCTTCTCCGTGATTTGGAGGATCAAGCGTTTCTTCAACCTAGGATCCGAGAAGCGTCTCCGGGTCGCGGTCTCCGAAATCCGTGAGTTTGCGAAGAAAATcgtgagggaaaagaagagagagctGAGCGAGAAGTCGCCGCCGGAGTCGGCCGCCGACGACCTTCTGTCGCGGTTCTTGAGCTCAGGCC TCGATGAGAACTTCGTCACCGACATCGTCATCAGCTTCATACTTGCCGGCCGGGACACCACATCGGCCGCGCTGACGTGGTACTTCTGGCTGCTCCACAAGAACCCGGAGGTGGAGGCCAAAGTCCGAGGTGAGATCATGGAGAAGTCCGACGGACATGTTGCGAGGTACAATGATGTGAAGGAGATGGTGTACACGCACGCGTCGCTGTGTGAGAGCATGCGGTTTTATCCGCCGGTGCCGGTTGACACGAAGGAGGCTATTAGCGACGACGTCTTGGAGGACGGCACGGTGGTGAAAAAGGGGATGAGGGTGGCGTACCATCCGTACGCGATGGGGAGGCTGGAACAGCTATGGGGAAAGGACTGGCCGGAGTTCAAGCCGGAGAGGTGGCTGAGGGCGGCGGAGGATGGCAGCGAGAAGTGGGTGTTCGTCAATAGGGACGCGTTCGAGTATCCGGTGTTCCAGGCGGGGCCGAGGGTTTGTCTTGGGAAGGAAATGGCGTTCCTGCAAATGAAGAGAGTGGTGGCCGAGGTGCTGCGGCAGTTCAGGGTGGTGCCCGCGGCGGAGGAAGGGGAGGAGCCGGTGTTCACTGCGTACCTCAGCTCGAAGATGAAGGGTGGGTTCCGGTGA